In a single window of the Populus alba chromosome 16, ASM523922v2, whole genome shotgun sequence genome:
- the LOC118050654 gene encoding uncharacterized protein has protein sequence MVVKMMRWRPWPPLISKKYEVRLVVRRIEGWDRVREALAVAPGTSSGGDLKDKSEKLTVEIRWKGPKLALSSLRRTVVKRDFTKEVEVYGGGGEGENGGVLVQWDEEFESLCTLSAHKENAFHPWEISFTVFNGVNQGPKNKVPGVGTATVNLAEFASAAEQKEFELRLPLMVSAGVAEPRPLLCVSLSLLELRTAHETSESVQRAIVPIPSSPQSGEAVSTEKDELSAIKAGLRKVKIFTGYVSTRRAKKACREEEGSEGRCSVRSEEGEDNYNYPFDCESLDDLEEGELDEVKEDSTVRKSFSYGTLAFANYAGRSFYPSARINAEDEDWFYYSNRKSDVGCLHSDDYTPSVSEPSLLQNSKRSILSWRKRKLSFRSPKAKGEPLLKKAYGEEGGDDIDFDRRQLSSDESLALGWHKAEEDTYANRSSVSEFGDDNFSIGSWEKKEVISRDGQMKLQTEVFFASIDQRSEQAAGESACTALVAIIADWFQNNHGLMPIKSQFDSLIREGSLEWRNLCEKETYREWFPDKHFDLETVLQAKIRSISVVPGKSFIGFFHPDGMDEGRFDFLHGAMSFDNIWDEISHTGLECPSAGEPQVYIVSWNDHFFILKVEPEACYIIDTLGERLYEGCNQAYILKFDSNTIIHKLPNAAESSDEKTMGDQQNVPAVLEPKDQHQGNLKEEAASTSGALVTKHEEPITSEEPLKIEEEGEVMCQGKDSCKAYIKSFLAAIPIRELQADIKKGLMTSKPLHHRLQIEFHYTQYWQPLTETHATEMLISLPQSVNASIAEAAV, from the exons ATGGTGGTGAAGATGATGAGGTGGCGGCCATGGCCACCTTTGATTTCGAAGAAGTATGAGGTGAGGCTTGTTGTGCGAAGGATTGAGGGTTGGGATCGAGTGCGGGAAGCCTTAGCTGTCGCACCTGGGACATCGTCAGGTGGTGACTTGAAGGACAAGTCGGAGAAATTGACGGTGGAGATTAGGTGGAAAGGGCCCAAATTGGCGTTGAGTTCATTGAGGAGGACGGTTGTGAAGAGGGATTTCACGAAAGAAGTGGAGGTTTATGGTGGCGGTGGTGAAGGGGAAAACGGTGGCGTTTTGGTGCAGTGGGATGAGGAGTTTGAGAGTTTATGTACTTTGTCTGCTCATAAAGAAAATGCGTTTCATCCCTGGGAGATCTCTTTCACTGTCTTCAat GGTGTGAACCAAGGGCCCAAGAATAAGGTTCCTGGAGTTGGAACAGCAACGGTGAACCTCGCTGAATTTGCTTCTGCAGCTGAACAGAAGGAGTTTGAGTTAAGACTTCCGCTCATGGTCTCTGCTGGTGTGGCCGAGCCTCGCCCTTTGCTCTGT GTATCACTCAGCTTGTTGGAGTTGAGAACTGCTCATGAGACCTCTGAGTCAGTACAGAGAGCTATAGTACCCATTCCATCTTCACCTCAATCTGGAGAAGCTGTCTCAACTGAAAAGGATGAGCTCTCTGCAATTAAAGCTGGTCTCAGAAAGGTAAAGATTTTTACTGGATATGTATCTACCAGGAGAGCAAAAAAGGCCTGTCGTGAGGAAGAAGGCAGTGAAGGCAGGTGCTCTGTTAGGAGCGAGGAGGGTGAGGATAACTATAACTATCCATTTGACTGTGAGTCACTTGATGATTTGGAGGAAGGAGAATTGGATGAGGTCAAGGAGGATTCTACAGTGAGGAAGTCATTCAGTTATGGCACACTGGCTTTTGCAAACTATGCTGGACGATCTTTTTACCCTAGTGCAAGGATAAATGCTGAAGATGAAGATTGGTTTTACTACAGCAATCGCAAGTCAGATGTGGGTTGCTTACACAGTGATGATTATACCCCATCAGTCTCTGAGCCATCTCTCTTGCAGAATTCTAAGCGCAGCATATTGTCATGGCGGAAAAGGAAGTTGAGCTTTAGGTCTCCTAAAGCTAAAGGAGAGCCATTGTTGAAGAAGGCATATGGAGAAGAAGGCGGGGATGATATTGATTTTGATCGGCGGCAGCTTAGCTCTGATGAATCTCTTGCTCTTGGC TGGCATAAGGCAGAGGAGGATACATATGCAAATCGATCATCAGTATCTGAATTTGGTGATGACAATTTTTCCATAGGAAGTTGGGAGAAAAAAGAAGTGATAAGCCGTGATGGACAGATGAAGCTTCAAACTGAGGTTTTCTTTGCTTCCATTGATCAGCGAAGTGAGCAGGCTGCAGGTGAGAGTGCTTGTACAGCCCTTGTTGCTATTATTGCCGACTGGTTTCAGAATAACCATGGTCTCATGCCCATTAAGTCCCAATTTGATAGTCTCATTAGAGAAGGGTCCTTGGAATGGAGAAACCTCTGTGAGAAAGAAACCTACAGGGAGTGGTTCCCTGACAAACACTTTGACCTTGAAACAGTTCTCCAAGCCAAAATTCGTTCTATTTCTGTTGTCCCTGGCAAGTCTTTTATCGGTTTTTTCCATCCAGATGGGATGGATGAAGGAAGATTTGACTTTTTGCATGGAGCCATGTCCTTTGATAACATTTGGGATGAGATAAGTCATACTGGATTGGAATGTCCAAGTGCCGGCGAACCTCAGGTCTACATTGTAAGTTGGAACGACCATTTTTTCATCCTAAAGGTTGAACCAGAAGCTTGCTACATTATTGACACATTAGGAGAGAGGCTCTATGAGGGATGCAATCAGGCCTACATTTTGAAATTTGACAGCAACACAATCATTCATAAGTTGCCAAATGCTGCGGAATCATCTGATGAGAAAACAATGGGTGATCAGCAGAATGTGCCAGCCGTCTTAGAACCCAAGGATCAGCATCAAGGGAACCTGAAGGAGGAGGCGGCTTCTACATCGGGGGCACTGGTAACCAAGCATGAAGAACCAATTACAAGCGAGGAACCATTAAAGATTGAGGAAGAAGGGGAGGTTATGTGCCAAGGAAAGGATTCTTGCAAAGCGTACATAAAGAGTTTCTTGGCTGCAATTCCAATCAGGGAACTGCAGGCAGACATCAAGAAAGGTTTAATGACATCAAAACCTCTTCATCATCGGTTGCAGATTGAATTCCACTACACCCAGTACTGGCAACCTTTGACCGAAACTCATGCCACAGAAATGTTGATATCACTACCACAGTCAGTCAATGCCTCCATAGCAGAGGCTGCTGTTTAG